CCAGCAAGGCCGCCCCGATGGCCGGGTGCGTGTAGGTGAAGAATTTACGCTCCAGATTCGCCGGTAAATCCTCCTCGTTGTAGGAAGCCTGAATGACAAGGGCAAATTTTTCCCGCTCGATATTGTTCATGGCGATTTTGCCGATATGTCGCAGCAGGCCGGCGAGGAAGGCTTCCTCCGGATCGGCCTTCGCGGTTTTTTTGGCGATGCTGCGGGCCGCAAGGCCGCAGCCGATGGAATCATCCAGCAGCAGTTTTTCCATGAGCCCGAACCGCTTGTTCATGCTCTTGACGCTTGCGGCGAGGACCAGACTTTTGATGGTTTTGAGGCCAAGCATCGAAATCGCTCCCTCCAGGCTGGACACCTGCCGTTGAAAGCTGTAGTAGGAGCTGTTGGCGACTTTCAGGACGCAGGCGGTGATGGCCGGATCCCGGGCAACCACCGAGGCGATGCTGCGAACCGACCAATCCGGATCCTGGACGGCGATCAAAAAATCGTTGACGATGTTGGACATGGCCGGCAGGTCCTGCACCGCCTGCACGGCAGCCGTCAGTTCAGCATCGTTCTTGGCCCATTCCGCAAAGGAAAAAGAAGCCGGTCCGTTCTGTTGCATAACGCTTGTCTCCTTGAAACCGATGACTCTTCGGGCCTGGGCAGCGTCTGCCGCCAAGGTAACAAAACGCTAATAGAAGAGTCAATCGCAATTAATGGATTGTCCAATGGGGCAGAATACCTTAGAAAGTGAACCGCCGCATACTGACGTTGAGAATCAGTCCCACGCCTATCATGGTGGTGATCATGCTGGTTCCGCCATAGGAAAAAAGCGGCAGAGGCACTCCCACCACGGGCAGCAGGCCGATCACCATGCCGAGATTGATGACAATATGCCAGAACAGCATGGTTGAAACGCCGAATGCCAGGAACATACCGAAAGGGTCGGCCGCATTGCGTGCCACGTAGACCCCCCATATGACGATAAACAGGTAGAGGGACAACAGGACCAGGCTGCCTGTGAGACCCCATTCCTCGGCGAAAACGGAGAAGGCGAAATCGGTATGCCTTTCCGGCAGAAAGGAGAGCTGCGACTGAGTTCCTTCCATATAGCCTTTTCCGAACAGGCCGCCGCTGCCGACTGCGATTTTCGACTGGATGATGTGATAACCGGATCCGAGCGGATCCCGTTCGGGATCGAGAAAGGTCATGATGCGCTCTTTCTGGTATTCATGGAGCTTGAACCACCCGGCGACGGCCGCTCCCGTCGAAAGGATGATCAGTGCCGCCAGCGTCCCGGGGCGGATGCCGGCGAACAGAACCATGCACAGCCCGATAAACAGAACGATCATGGCCGTGCCCAGGTCGGGTTGTTTCATGATCAGCAAGGCCGGAATGCTCATGCAAGCAAACGGCAGAAGCAGGTCTTTCATCCGGTAACCGAGCAGGTAGTCCTGTCTGCTGAAATAACAGGCGAGGGTCAGGATGATGACGATTTTCATGATTTCGCTGGGCTGCAGGTTGAAAAAGCCCAAGTCGAGCCAGCGGGTGGCGCCCATCGACGTTTTGCCGACCACCAGGACCAGCGCCAGCAGCAGCAGGTTCAAAAAGTAGAAGACGTAGCCCAGCTGCTCCAGATGCCTGTAGTCGATGGCCGCAACGATTCCGGCGAGCATCAGGCCGCCCGCCAGCCAGTAAAGCTGCTTGACATACACCGGCGTGGCCGCGGAGGACCAGGAAGAGGTTGCGCTGTACATGTTGGCGATGCCGACCAGGGCCGTCAGCAGGACCATCAGCAGCAGGGGCCAGTCAAAATGGGTCAGAAGTCTTCGATCGAACATCTGCTTCAGTCTCCACTCAAGCTATCTGCTGTCGGGGTTTCCGCGGCGGCCGAAGGTTCGGCCGGAAGAACGTCTTCTGGTTCGCCGGAGGAGGCAGGGGCGGACGTTTCCGGTCCTGATTCCGCGGCGGAGGGAGCAGGTTTTTGCGGAACGGGCGGAGCAGGAACCGGCTTTTTCTCTATTTCCAGATTGAAATACCGGGCCAGGATTGCCTGGGCGATGGGAGCGGCGGCGCTGCTGCCGTGACTGCCGTGCTCAACGATCACCGCTATTGCGACCTCCGGCCGGTCAAGAGGGGCATAGGCGGCAAAGAGGGCATGATCGCGAAACTGGTAGGGTATCAGATGCTCCTCTCCCTTTCGGGTCCGCTCTTTCTGCTTGACGACCTGGGCCGTCCCGGTTTTTCCGGCATAGGGCATTTCCTGGAGGCGAGCCAGCCAGGCCGTCCCCCCCTGTTCGTTGACCACTGCAGCGAGGCCCTCCCGCACCGCCTTCAGATGAGCGGGATTCAGCTCGACGGAATGCAGTCTTTCCGGTTTGGTTTCGAACTGGATATTGCCGTGAACATCCTGGATCCGTTTGACGAGGTGGGGGCGCCAGACCGTTCCGCCATTGGCGATGGCGCTCATCATGGCCGCCATCTGCATCGGGGTCACCAGGATATAGCCTTGGCCGATGGCGGCGATGACCGTTTCCCCGTTATACCAGGGTTGTCCGAAACGCTGCTTTTTCCATTGTCGATCGGGTATCAGGCCGTCCTGTTCCCCCTCCAGATCGAATTTCAGTTCGTGCCCAAGACCGAGATTTCTGGACATTGCGGCAATGGCCTCGATGCCGGCTTTCTGCCCGGCCTGATAGAACCAGACATCGCAGCTCTCCTTGAGGGCTTTTTTCAGGTCGACCGTACCGTGTCCCCCTTTTTTCCAGCAGCGGAAGGTTCTGTTGCCGACGGCAACCTGACCGCCGCAAAGCACTTTGGTGGACGGGTCGGCGGCGCCTGATTCGAGAGCCGCCAGCGCGGAGACGATCTTGAACACGGAACCTGGAGGATACTGTCCCTTGATCGCTTTGTTGGTCAATGGATTGCGCGGATTCTGGAGCAGATCGATCCATTCCTGTCCGGTAATTCCCCTGGCGAAAAGAGCCGGATCGAAGGAAGGCCGGCTGGCCATGGCCAGCACCTCCCCGGTTCTGACGTCCATAACCACAGCTGCCCCTGCCTCTTCGCCGAAGGCTTCTTCCGCCGCCTGCTGCAGGTCCTGACGAATTGTCAGCAGAACCCGCTGGCCGGGCGAAGGTTCCAGGGTCTTCAGAATGCGCAGTTTTTTCCCCTGGACATCGACTTCGACCCGCCTTTCACCGTCCGTGCCCTTGAGATATTTCTCCAGCTGTTTTTCCAGACCGCTTTTGCCGACGAAATGTCCCGGCCGGTAGTCCTGGAATTTCCCTGAATCAAGTTCTTCTTCGGTGATTTCCCCCAGGTATCCCAGAATGTGGGCCGCCTGGTCGCCGTGAGGATAGGATCGCAGTGGCCGGATTTCGGTTAAAACGCCGGGTAGTTCGAAGCTGTGTTCCAGGACCTTCTCGAGGGTTTCGCGGCTCACGTCGTCGGCCAGCGGTACGGGTCGGTATGCCGGAAAACGGTTTCCGGCAGCCCATCGTTTGCGCAGGCTCTCCAGATCCACATCCAGGTATGCGGTCAGGCTGGAAAGTAGACTTTCCGGATCCTCGACTTCCTGACGCAGCACGGCAATATCGAAAGCGGGCCGGTTGTCCACCAGCACCACACCGTTCCGGTCATAAATCGGACCCCTGGGGGCGGTGATAGGGATAAATCTCGTCCGGTTTTTTTCCGAAAGCACCCGGTATTCCTCATGATTGATCACCTGCAGATACCAGAGTCGCAGCAGCAGAAGAAGGAATATGCCCAGCGCCAGCAGGGAGGAGACGACAAAACGTTTTTTCAGGTCGGTAGCGGCCGACCTGCCTATATTCAGGGCCATGGGATTATGTCAGTGGCGGAAAGGGGCGGAGGAAAAAAAGGTGATTTTTCCCCCTCCTCGGCAACATGGAGAAAAATTTGAGAATCAGGCCGGCTGCCACCAGGTTCAGCAAGACCTGCAACAGCTGGTCGCCGACGATCAGGCGCCAGGACTGCCCGGCATCGGTAAAAAACCCGAGACTGAAGATCAACAGGACACCCTCAAGAAGAGTGCCGCAGGCGACCATGAAAAGGAGCAGCAGAGGACTCTCGGTGTTGAGCCGTCCGGCGACGCTTTTGACCACAAGGGAGATGATCAGGAACACCAACCCGTACAAGCCCAGAAATTCCCCGGCAAACGTGTCCTGCATCAAGCCGAGAAGATAACAGGTGATGCCGGCTCTGATACGGGTTTCGTGGAAACTGAGATAGATGGCCAGAACCAGCAGAAACCCGGGTTTCAGGTGGAATGGGAGCAGGTGGGGCAGAACCGCGGATTGCAGGAACAGAAGACCAAGGCCGAGAATCAGGTAGCCGGGCAGACTTTTCATAATTCCTCCCTGGTCAGAACCAGTACCTCCTCAAGGCGGGAAAAGTCGACCGCCGGGGTGACCTCGACGGTCTGAAAAAGCCCATAGTTGCCGCGGCTGACCGCAGTCGCCCGGCCGAGCACCAGGCCCTTGGGAAAAATCCCTCCGGTACCGCTTGTAATCACCTGATCGCCGATTTCGACATCGTCCTGCCGCTGGGCGAATTCCAGCACAAGTCCGGTCCCGTCGCCCCGACAGATGGCCCTGGTGCGGCTGCGCTGGACCAGGGAGGCGACGGCGGAAGAGGCGTCGGTGATCAGCATCACCCGGGACTGTTGAGAGGAGCTTTTGATGATGCGGCCAACGACCCCTTCGGCAACGACCACCGGCTGACCTTCAGCCAGACCGTCCTGGGTTCCCTTGCTGATGATGACGGTTCGAAACCAGCTGCTGGCATCGACCGCTATAATCTGCGCGGGAACCGCTGCCAGGCCGGTCTCCTCCCGAAAGTCAAGCAGTTTGCGCAGCCTCTCGTTGCTCAGGCGAACCTCCTCCAATCCGGCAAGAGCGCCTTTCAGCTGCATGTTTTCCTGCCGGAGCCGGATGTTCTCCTGTTCCGTTTCAACCAGCCAGAGATATCGGCTCCAGATGCGGTCCATGCCCTGGGCTAGAGTGTCGTAACCCTTCATTAGAGGCGCGGTCAACTGCAACAAAGTGCGCTCGAAAAGAGTGGTCTGGCTCCGTTGGCGCAAATTGGACGAATAGAGCACCAGGGCTGCCAGAATCAGGACGGCAACCACAAGATGGGTGCGATATTTGCGAAGCAGATCCAGTATGGGCATGAAAGACCAGTTCGGCAGCGACGGTCAGGGGACCGGTTTCAGGAGGAGACCGTGACCCTTTTCAGCAGATCGAGTTCATCGAGGACCTTGCCGGAGCCGAGGACGACGCAGGACAGGGGGTCCTCCGCAATGACAACCGGCAGACCGGTTTCCTCCCGCAGAAGGACGTCCAGATTGCGCAGATAGGCGCCGCCTCCGGCCAGGACGATCCCCTTGTCGACAATGTCGGCGGCCAGTTCGGGGGGTGTTCTTTCCAGCGCGATGCGAACCGCTTCGACGATGGCGTTGACTGTCTCGGAAAGGGCTTCGCGGATTTCGGTCGAATCGATTTCCAGGGTTTTGGGAATGCCGGACACCAGGTCGCGACCCTTGACTTCCATCCTGCGCACTTCCGAATCCGGGTGGGCGCTGCCGATCTCGATCTTGATCTGTTCCGCCGTCCGTTCTCCGATCAGCAGGTTGTATTTCCGCTTCAGGTGCTGGACAATGGCTTCATCGAGCTTGTCGCCGCCGACCCGCACGCTTTTGGCATAGACAACGCCGGCCAGGGAGATGACGGCGACCTCGGTGGTGCCGCCGCCGATGTCGACGATCATGTTGCCGGAGGCTTCGGTAATCGGCAGGCCGGCCCCGATGGCTGCCGCCATCGGCTCCTCGATCAGGTAGACTTCCCGGGCTCCGGCCGATTCAGCCGATTCCTTCACCGCACGCTTCTCCACCTGGGTGATGCCCGAGGGGACGCAGATGACGATGCGGGGACGCACCAGCGTCTTGCGATTGTGCACCTTCTGAATAAAATAGCGCAGCATCTCCTCGGTGATGTCGAAATCAGCGATGACGCCGTCCTTCATGGGCCGGATGGCGATGATGCTGCCCGGGGTGCGGCCAAGCATTTTTTTTGCCTCCATGCCGACGGCCAGGACCTTTTTCTGGCCCATGCTGTCTTTCTGGACGGCGACCACGGAGGGTTCGCTGACCACGATCCCCTTGCCTCGGAGGTAGACCAGAGTGTTCGCCGTGCCAAGGTCGATGGCCAGGTCGTTGGAGAACATGCCGAAAATGACATCGAAAAGATTGAGCATGGTGGAAATATCTCCTTTTGCGACGACGCACTATCGGTGCGTCGAGCTGTATGATTGCGGCTGGAAAAAAGGTGCCTCACCCTAGCAGAATCGCCCTGTTTTATCAAGAATGAAAAGGAAAAACCAGTTGCAATTAAAGGCCTGATTGACTAACATTCTCCATTCTGTTTTTCCTCAGAAATAACCTGCAAATAAGGAGCCTGGAGCATGCTGGATTTTGTCCGGAAAAAGCAAAAATCCCTTTGGATTAAGATAATGTTCTGGATCATCATTGCGACCTTCGTGGGAACGGGCGCGATGTATCTGACCAAAGACGAGCCGGGAAACGTGGCGGCGGAAGTCAATGGGGACGAAATCACTTTTGACGAATTTCGCAGCGCCTATGAAAACCTGCGCCGATTCTACCAGAACGTCTACCGCGACGGCTTCGATCCAGAGATGGAGCGGCGTCTTCAGCTGGACCGCCAGGTTCTCGAGGGTCTGATCAATCAGGCCCTGCTGCTGCAGGAAGCCGACCGGCTCGATATCGAGGTGTCGAAAGGTCAGGTTGTCGAGGCCATAGCCGCCATTCCCGCCTTCATGCGTGACGGCCGGTTCGATATGGAGCAGTACCAGACAGTGCTGCAGTATGAACGAATCAGCCCGCAGGATTTTGAGAACAGTCAGCGGCGCCAGATGCTGATCGAAAAGATGCGGGAAAGGATCGAACAGGAAGCTTCGGTGACCGCGGATGAGGTCACCGCGGAATACCGTCAGCGCAACGAGATGGTCAATCTGGCCTTCGTCCGCCTGACCCCTGCCCTTTTCGAAAGCAAGGTGAACGTCACCGACGAGGCATTGCAAGAATACTACCAAGAACATAAGGAAGAATTCCGAATCCCGGAAAAAGTGGCACTCCGGTATGTCAAGTTCGACCCTGAGCGCTACGCTCTCGATCTCGAGGTGACGGATCAGGAAATCGCGGACTATTACCGGCGGCACCAGGCGCAGTTCGACATGCCGGAACAGGCCAAGGTCAGCCACATCCTGTTCCGGGTCGGCGCCGATGCCGATGAAGATCTCCTGCAGAAGAAACGGCAGCTGGCTGAAAAAGTCCTGGCCGACATCCGGTCCAAGGACGGGTCGAACTTCGCCGAGTTGGCCCGCAAGCATTCGGACGATGCCGGCAGTGCGATAGAAGGGGGCAGTCTCGGCTATTTCACCCGCGGTACCATGGTGCCGGCCTTCGAGGATGTCGCTTTTTCCCTGCAGCCAGGTGAGATCAGCGGTATTGTCGAAACCTCCTTCGGCCTGCACATTCTTAAAGGGGAGGGTCACATCGAGGCGGGCATCAAACCGCTGGCCGAGGTTCTTCCCGAGGTGAGGAAGGGCCTGATCGAGGAAAAAGCCCGCGAAACGGCGATCGACAAGGCGATGCAGGCCTACAGCAAATATCGGGAGAGCGGCGACCTCGAGGCCGTTGCCAAGGAACACAATCTGGCAGTCGAGAAAACGGGTCCTTTCGAGCGGGGCGCAACGGTCCCGGGACTTGGCAACGCTCCCGAAGCCAATGCAGAGGCTTTCCGTCTGGAAAAAGGCAAACTGGCCAACGCCGTGATCCTGCCCCAGGGCATTTACCTGGTGGCCCTCGAGGAGAGGATCGAAAGCAAAGTTCCGGAGTTGCAGGACGTCCGGCAGGCGGTGGAAAAGTCCTATCGGCAGGATCAGAGCCTGCCCCTGGCCCGGAATACCGCCGAACAAATGCTGGCTGAGCTCAAGGCCGGCAAAGACCTGCAGCAGCTCACCGAAGGCAAACTGCTCAAAGTCGAGGAAACCGGTTTTTTTCCCCATTCCTACGGCGATTTCGTTCCCCGGATCGGCAATGCGCCGGAAATGGCAGACGAGGCATTCGGACTGACGGAGCAAAAACCGCTTCCCGAAAAAATTCATGCCGTTTCCGATCAGTTTTTTGTGGTAAAGCTGAAGGAGAAGCGTCCGGCCGACATGAGCAAGCTTGACGAAGCCGCCCGCCAGGACCTGGAGAAGGTTCTGCTGACCCGGAAAAAAGAGAAACTGCTGGAAGACCGTCTGGCTGCCCTGCGCAAGGAAGCCGATATCAGTATCGATCCGGCTCTGAATCTCAATCTTGAAAGTGAATAAGCAAATGACTTCTATCGTTTTGCAGACCGATTTCCCCGATCTGAAACTGGTGAACCGCGGCAAGGTCCGCGATCTCTACGATCTCGGCGAACACCTGCTGATCGTAACCAGTGACCGCATTTCGGCCTTTGACGTCATCATGAATGAAGGCATCCCCAACAAAGGCTATGTTTTGACCCAGATTTCAAAATTCTGGTTCGAGCGCATGACCGACCTGGTACCCCACCACCTGGTGGCGACCGAGGTCGGGGATTTCCCCGCGGCCACTCACAAATATCGTCAGCAACTGGAGGGGCGCAGCATGCTGGTGAAAAAGGCCCGACCCCTGCCGATCGAATGCATCGTTAGAGGTTACATCACCGGTTCCGGCTGGAAGGAATATCTCCGGCAGGGCAGTGTCTGCGACATCCCCCTGCCTTCGGGCCTTCAGGAAAGCGCTCCGCTGCCCCAGCCGATCTTCACCCCCTCCACCAAGGCCGAGCAGGGCGCCCATGACGAAAACATCTCATTCGAGCGGGCGGCCGAGCTCTGTGGGAAAGATCTGGCCGAAAAGGTAAGGGACCTGACCCTGGCCATCTACACCCGCGCAAGGGATGAAATGGCGGCCAAGGGGATCATCGTCGCCGACACCAAGTTCGAATTCGGCCTCTACGACGATCAGCTGATCTGGATCGATGAGGCTTTGACCCCGGACTCCTCCCGTTTCTGGCCCCAGGACGGCTACCGCCCGGGCGGCTCCCAGCCGAGCTTCGACAAACAGTTCCTGCGCGACTACCTCGAAACCCTCGACTGGAACAAACAGGCCCCGGCTCCGCCCCTGCCCGAGGAGATCGTGCGCAAGACCTCGGAAAAATACATGGAAGCCTTGAAGCGGATTACCGGATAAGGCTTTTGAATCATCGTCCATAAAAAGCGCGCCGCCCTAAGCTGGGAGGCGCGCTTTTTTTTATGCAGAGGGCGGGAGGGGTCAGGAGAAGGGTGGCTGAACCATGAAGGACTGAAAAGGCCTCGCCTTGAAAGTTGAATTTTAAGTGGCACATTCAATATACAGATATTCACGATACAAGTATTGCAGCCCGGCATGTATTTGACCAAAAGCCTGGAGAC
This portion of the Syntrophotaleaceae bacterium genome encodes:
- a CDS encoding HDOD domain-containing protein gives rise to the protein MQQNGPASFSFAEWAKNDAELTAAVQAVQDLPAMSNIVNDFLIAVQDPDWSVRSIASVVARDPAITACVLKVANSSYYSFQRQVSSLEGAISMLGLKTIKSLVLAASVKSMNKRFGLMEKLLLDDSIGCGLAARSIAKKTAKADPEEAFLAGLLRHIGKIAMNNIEREKFALVIQASYNEEDLPANLERKFFTYTHPAIGAALLEKWNFSPRLVAATLFHEEEVQVSGVDADTWQLVDVICVADSVCRKLGIGRRQAEEELEIAHDAKALQLGLDEDAIGEVLEEVSRGFEETRESFSGG
- the rodA gene encoding rod shape-determining protein RodA gives rise to the protein MFDRRLLTHFDWPLLLMVLLTALVGIANMYSATSSWSSAATPVYVKQLYWLAGGLMLAGIVAAIDYRHLEQLGYVFYFLNLLLLALVLVVGKTSMGATRWLDLGFFNLQPSEIMKIVIILTLACYFSRQDYLLGYRMKDLLLPFACMSIPALLIMKQPDLGTAMIVLFIGLCMVLFAGIRPGTLAALIILSTGAAVAGWFKLHEYQKERIMTFLDPERDPLGSGYHIIQSKIAVGSGGLFGKGYMEGTQSQLSFLPERHTDFAFSVFAEEWGLTGSLVLLSLYLFIVIWGVYVARNAADPFGMFLAFGVSTMLFWHIVINLGMVIGLLPVVGVPLPLFSYGGTSMITTMIGVGLILNVSMRRFTF
- the mrdA gene encoding penicillin-binding protein 2 — protein: MALNIGRSAATDLKKRFVVSSLLALGIFLLLLLRLWYLQVINHEEYRVLSEKNRTRFIPITAPRGPIYDRNGVVLVDNRPAFDIAVLRQEVEDPESLLSSLTAYLDVDLESLRKRWAAGNRFPAYRPVPLADDVSRETLEKVLEHSFELPGVLTEIRPLRSYPHGDQAAHILGYLGEITEEELDSGKFQDYRPGHFVGKSGLEKQLEKYLKGTDGERRVEVDVQGKKLRILKTLEPSPGQRVLLTIRQDLQQAAEEAFGEEAGAAVVMDVRTGEVLAMASRPSFDPALFARGITGQEWIDLLQNPRNPLTNKAIKGQYPPGSVFKIVSALAALESGAADPSTKVLCGGQVAVGNRTFRCWKKGGHGTVDLKKALKESCDVWFYQAGQKAGIEAIAAMSRNLGLGHELKFDLEGEQDGLIPDRQWKKQRFGQPWYNGETVIAAIGQGYILVTPMQMAAMMSAIANGGTVWRPHLVKRIQDVHGNIQFETKPERLHSVELNPAHLKAVREGLAAVVNEQGGTAWLARLQEMPYAGKTGTAQVVKQKERTRKGEEHLIPYQFRDHALFAAYAPLDRPEVAIAVIVEHGSHGSSAAAPIAQAILARYFNLEIEKKPVPAPPVPQKPAPSAAESGPETSAPASSGEPEDVLPAEPSAAAETPTADSLSGD
- the mreD gene encoding rod shape-determining protein MreD, translated to MKSLPGYLILGLGLLFLQSAVLPHLLPFHLKPGFLLVLAIYLSFHETRIRAGITCYLLGLMQDTFAGEFLGLYGLVFLIISLVVKSVAGRLNTESPLLLLFMVACGTLLEGVLLIFSLGFFTDAGQSWRLIVGDQLLQVLLNLVAAGLILKFFSMLPRRGKNHLFFLRPFPPLT
- the mreC gene encoding rod shape-determining protein MreC, translating into MPILDLLRKYRTHLVVAVLILAALVLYSSNLRQRSQTTLFERTLLQLTAPLMKGYDTLAQGMDRIWSRYLWLVETEQENIRLRQENMQLKGALAGLEEVRLSNERLRKLLDFREETGLAAVPAQIIAVDASSWFRTVIISKGTQDGLAEGQPVVVAEGVVGRIIKSSSQQSRVMLITDASSAVASLVQRSRTRAICRGDGTGLVLEFAQRQDDVEIGDQVITSGTGGIFPKGLVLGRATAVSRGNYGLFQTVEVTPAVDFSRLEEVLVLTREEL
- a CDS encoding rod shape-determining protein produces the protein MLNLFDVIFGMFSNDLAIDLGTANTLVYLRGKGIVVSEPSVVAVQKDSMGQKKVLAVGMEAKKMLGRTPGSIIAIRPMKDGVIADFDITEEMLRYFIQKVHNRKTLVRPRIVICVPSGITQVEKRAVKESAESAGAREVYLIEEPMAAAIGAGLPITEASGNMIVDIGGGTTEVAVISLAGVVYAKSVRVGGDKLDEAIVQHLKRKYNLLIGERTAEQIKIEIGSAHPDSEVRRMEVKGRDLVSGIPKTLEIDSTEIREALSETVNAIVEAVRIALERTPPELAADIVDKGIVLAGGGAYLRNLDVLLREETGLPVVIAEDPLSCVVLGSGKVLDELDLLKRVTVSS
- a CDS encoding SurA N-terminal domain-containing protein, with translation MLDFVRKKQKSLWIKIMFWIIIATFVGTGAMYLTKDEPGNVAAEVNGDEITFDEFRSAYENLRRFYQNVYRDGFDPEMERRLQLDRQVLEGLINQALLLQEADRLDIEVSKGQVVEAIAAIPAFMRDGRFDMEQYQTVLQYERISPQDFENSQRRQMLIEKMRERIEQEASVTADEVTAEYRQRNEMVNLAFVRLTPALFESKVNVTDEALQEYYQEHKEEFRIPEKVALRYVKFDPERYALDLEVTDQEIADYYRRHQAQFDMPEQAKVSHILFRVGADADEDLLQKKRQLAEKVLADIRSKDGSNFAELARKHSDDAGSAIEGGSLGYFTRGTMVPAFEDVAFSLQPGEISGIVETSFGLHILKGEGHIEAGIKPLAEVLPEVRKGLIEEKARETAIDKAMQAYSKYRESGDLEAVAKEHNLAVEKTGPFERGATVPGLGNAPEANAEAFRLEKGKLANAVILPQGIYLVALEERIESKVPELQDVRQAVEKSYRQDQSLPLARNTAEQMLAELKAGKDLQQLTEGKLLKVEETGFFPHSYGDFVPRIGNAPEMADEAFGLTEQKPLPEKIHAVSDQFFVVKLKEKRPADMSKLDEAARQDLEKVLLTRKKEKLLEDRLAALRKEADISIDPALNLNLESE
- a CDS encoding phosphoribosylaminoimidazolesuccinocarboxamide synthase — protein: MTSIVLQTDFPDLKLVNRGKVRDLYDLGEHLLIVTSDRISAFDVIMNEGIPNKGYVLTQISKFWFERMTDLVPHHLVATEVGDFPAATHKYRQQLEGRSMLVKKARPLPIECIVRGYITGSGWKEYLRQGSVCDIPLPSGLQESAPLPQPIFTPSTKAEQGAHDENISFERAAELCGKDLAEKVRDLTLAIYTRARDEMAAKGIIVADTKFEFGLYDDQLIWIDEALTPDSSRFWPQDGYRPGGSQPSFDKQFLRDYLETLDWNKQAPAPPLPEEIVRKTSEKYMEALKRITG